From the genome of Fundulus heteroclitus isolate FHET01 chromosome 7, MU-UCD_Fhet_4.1, whole genome shotgun sequence, one region includes:
- the cxcr4b gene encoding C-X-C chemokine receptor type 4b: MGEEDFTYELFPDNSTDNMSEGSADFELNIQEPCGQVLSHNFNKIFLPTVYGIIFTLGIIGNGLVVVVMGYQKKVKTMTDKYRLHLSVADLLFVLTLPFWAVDAVKTWYFGGFLCVSVHMIYTVNLYSSVLILAFISLDRYLAVVHATNSQATRKLLASRVIYVGVWLPAAILTVPDMVFARVRDVSSSNYLFVDSSMESTNSRTICQRIYPVETSLIWTVVFRFQHILVGFVLPGLVILVCYCIIISRLSKGAKGQTLKKKALKTTVILIVCFFGCWLPYCVGIFVDTLMMLNVVSSGCVLQQAVETWISVTEALAYFHCCLNPILYAFLGVKFKKTARSTLTMSSRSSQKTTLMSKKRGPISSVSTESESSSVLSS, from the exons ATGGGAGAG gaGGACTTTACATACGAGCTGTTtccagacaacagcactgacAACATGTCCGAGGGGTCCGCAGACTTTGAGCTCAACATCCAGGAGCCATGTGGCCAGGTGCTCAGCCACAACTTCAACAAGATCTTCCTCCCAACGGTTTATGGAATAATATTCACCCTGGGGATTATCGGCAACGGACTGGTCGTCGTCGTCATGGGCTACCAGAAGAAGGTCAAGACGATGACGGACAAGTACCGGCTTCACCTCTCCGTGGCCGACCTGCTGTTCGTCCTCACGCTGCCCTTCTGGGCCGTGGACGCAGTCAAGACGTGGTACTTTGGAGGCTTCCTCTGCGTGTCGGTGCACATGATCTACACGGTGAACCTGTACAGCAGCGTCCTGATCCTGGCCTTCATCAGCTTGGACCGGTACCTGGCGGTCGTCCACGCCACCAACAGCCAGGCCACGAGAAAGCTGCTGGCGAGCAGAGTGATCTACGTTGGAGTGTGGCTGCCGGCTGCCATCCTGACAGTTCCTGACATGGTGTTCGCCCGAGTCCGGGACGTGAGCTCCTCCAACTACCTCTTCGTGGACAGCAGCATGGAGAGCACCAATTCCAGGACGATCTGTCAGCGAATCTACCCGGTGGAAACCAGCCTCATATGGACGGTGGTTTTCCGCTTCCAGCACATCCTGGTGGGCTTCGTCCTTCCCGGACTGGTCATCCTCGTCTGCTACTGCATCATCATTTCCAGGCTCTCCAAAGGCGCCAAGGGGCAGACCCTGAAGAAGAAAGCTCTGAAGACCACGGTGATCCTCATCGTTTGCTTCTTTGGCTGCTGGCTGCCCTACTGCGTCGGCATCTTCGTGGACACCCTCATGATGCTGAACGTCGTGTCCTCCGGCTGCGTGCTGCAGCAGGCGGTGGAGACGTGGATCTCCGTCACCGAAGCGCTGGCCTACTTCCACTGCTGCCTGAACCCCATCCTCTACGCCTTCCTGGGGGTGAAGTTCAAAAAGACCGCCAGGAGCACGCTCACGATGAGCAGCAGGTCAAGCCAGAAAACGACTCTCATGTCTAAAAAGCGCGGGCCGATTTCCTCTGTGTCCACAGAGTCCGAGTCTTCCAGCGTTTTGTCAAGTTAA